From the genome of Nicotiana sylvestris chromosome 2, ASM39365v2, whole genome shotgun sequence, one region includes:
- the LOC104213585 gene encoding glycine cleavage system H protein 2, mitochondrial-like, translating into MATKLWASRAASYLRVSTFHRAFATVVKDLKYADSHEWVKVDGSSATIGITDHAQDHLGDVVYVELPEVGASVTQSGSFGAVESVKATSDINSPVSGKVVEVNEKLNDTPGLVNESPYQDGWIIKVEINNNDELKSLMDHDQYSKFCEEEDAKH; encoded by the exons ATGGCTACCAAGTTGTGGGCTTCAAGGGCTGCTTCATACCTCAGGGTATCAACGTTTCACCGAGCATTTGCTACTG TTGTCAAGGATTTGAAGTATGCAGACTCTCACGAATGGGTCAAAGTTGATGGTAGCTCTGCCACAATAGGCATCACAGATCATGCTCAGGATCATTTGGGTGATGTTGTGTATGTTGAATTACCAGAAGTGGGGGCTTCTGTTACTCAATCTGGCAGTTTTGGTGCTGTTGAAAGTGTTAAGGCCACCAGTGATATCAATTCTCCAGTGTCAGGAAAGGTGGTCGAAGTTAACGAGAAGCTCAATGACACTCCTGGTCTG GTTAATGAAAGCCCGTATCAAGATGGATGGATCATAAAGGTGGAGATTAACAATAACGACGAGCTCAAATCCTTGATGGACCATGACCAGTATTCCAAGTTCTGCGAAGAAGAAGACGCAAAACATTGA